In one Dreissena polymorpha isolate Duluth1 chromosome 7, UMN_Dpol_1.0, whole genome shotgun sequence genomic region, the following are encoded:
- the LOC127838896 gene encoding uncharacterized protein LOC127838896 produces the protein MAEASGESNEMLLKRRNATRSKATVLRFAEGDHNDRRRSGFASEIEIGDIVRTSCLFYTSGETISPSACLSSLESRQRPTSEVSIESSSSYMSIRCECYMEDSDMESSCHSSVGYVICRGENFMSDSENEQSSMFTSSMVSDSTVTDSSDSGGSSASISSTMISGYSSAESTFIFDPKNSNCLSQNKEELSCTKCGHVRKVTTNPLFKNVFNLPPRNITFPCDFKDLLQLQFRPSITDAYPTRCVDALANGSEITMRNDRMQLVDKTNVHEMSEIAGIVAADLATVLRLNHSVAEGLHIQTKERISGIGDDQRLCELKTYQDDLRQICADRTHPKELLRNTHEDGNKQPKDLLCVKSDNIYYSEDPPPETLLPGVPEDESVNITKTNLQSGATCRRLYSVYDNVQRCYICGKCDKNNYNCSNINSNSGSKTSVEYFCKKSNRYFCSLCEQEHKTRIPDCVIIAREQ, from the coding sequence ATGGCTGAAGCGAGTGGAGAGAGTAATGAAATGCTGTTGAAGCGAAGGAACGCCACGCGGTCGAAAGCTACGGTCCTAAGATTCGCGGAAGGAGACCACAATGATCGCCGTAGAAGCGGATTCGCTTCCGAAATCGAAATCGGCGATATAGTACGTACATCATGTCTTTTCTATACATCAGGCGAAACAATCAGTCCATCTGCCTGTTTAAGCAGCTTGGAAAGTCGTCAGCGACCCACGTCCGAAGTGTCCATCGAAAGCAGTTCCAGTTATATGTCGATAAGATGTGAATGCTATATGGAAGATAGCGACATGGAGAGTTCATGCCACAGCAGTGTTGGGTATGTAATCTGTAGAGGGGAAAATTTCATGTCTGACAGTGAAAACGAGCAATCAAGCATGTTTACTTCTTCCATGGTGTCCGACAGTACTGTAACCGATAGTTCCGATAGCGGCGGAAGTAGCGCCTCGATATCGTCTACGATGATATCCGGTTACTCGTCTGCTGAAAGCACTTTTATATTCGACCCCAAAAATAGTAATTGTCTCTCACAGAACAAAGAAGAGTTATCGTGTACGAAATGCGGACACGTCCGCAAAGTAACAACTAATccattgtttaaaaatgtgttcaACTTGCCCCCACGAAATATAACTTTTCCATGTGATTTCAAGGACCTACTGCAACTTCAGTTTAGGCCATCAATTACTGACGCATATCCAACGAGATGTGTAGATGCACTTGCAAATGGGAGCGAAATAACAATGCGCAACGATCGCATGCAGCTAGTTGACAAAACAAATGTTCATGAAATGAGCGAAATAGCAGGTATTGTAGCTGCTGACCTCGCCACAGTTTTAAGACTTAATCATTCGGTCGCAGAGGGACTTCATATCCAGACAAAAGAAAGAATTTCGGGAATAGGGGATGACCAGCGCTTGTGTGAACTGAAGACATATCAGGATGACCTTAGACAAATTTGCGCTGACCGTACACACCCGAAAGAGTTATTGAGGAATACACACGAGGATGGGAATAAACAGCCTAAGGATTTGTTGTGCGTCAAATCCGACAATATATATTACAGTGAGGATCCACCGCCTGAAACTTTACTTCCTGGTGTTCCTGAAGATGAATCGGTAAATATCACAAAGACTAATCTCCAATCTGGTGCCACCTGTCGTAGACTGTATTCAGTGTATGACAATGTCCAGCGCTGCTACATCTGTGGAAAATGTGATAAGAATAATTACAACTGCAGCAACATAAACAGCAACAGTGGTAGTAAAACATCCGtggaatatttttgtaaaaaatctaaTCGGTATTTTTGCAGCTTGTGTGAACAAGAGCACAAGACACGAATACCTGACTGTGTAATCATAGCACGTGAACAATGa